Proteins from one Impatiens glandulifera chromosome 2, dImpGla2.1, whole genome shotgun sequence genomic window:
- the LOC124926610 gene encoding lysM domain receptor-like kinase 3 isoform X4 yields the protein MADTLLSILVVFLNLLQATSLLLLTTSSYQVSLGPNQTSYPLSCSNRTQTCSSLLYHQFNGLTQQQLSSYYSVDPSHIYRNDQQQQQQDWLVSVSCSCNEINGSLGTTVGFIYGTVYRVQPSDTFGDVSNKKYSGQALEVGGENTTFSPGNNVTVPLLCGCVDSSSQIIVVTYTAQPHDTLSDIARRFSARVDGILKLNKILNNSDFVDVGWVLFVPMEKNGISPPKSGGKSRKWERWSIVAGVLSTVTLVTLCALGAILVIRKRKTESIAKNHQLHSMQKHKLKTEGFVIETERPVTYEVEEIAEATKNFDESRRIGVGGYGTVYLGMIGQKEVAVKKMKSNLCKQFYAELKVLCKIHHINVVELLGYASGDEHLYLVYEYVQNGSLSDHLHHPLTKAGFQALSWTARTQIAVDCAKGIEYIHDHTKARYVHRDIKTSNILLDQGLRAKVADFGLAKLVERRDDGDDDDDLIVTRLVGTPGYLPPESIKELQVTTKTDVFAFGVVLAELVTGSRALVRDTEEPEKLKSLITVVDKMFEDEDPLKALVAIIDENMQGNYPMENVFKKWLVGV from the exons ATGGCAGACACTCTCCTTTCTATACTTGTGGTCTTCCTGAATCTTCTCCAAGCAACGTCTTTACTACTGTTAACAACTTCCTCTTATCAAGTTTCTCTTGGTCCAAACCAGACAAGTTACCCTCTTTCCTGCTCTAACCGGACCCAAACATGCTCTTCTCTGCTCTATCATCAATTCAACGGTCTCACTCAACAACAACTTTCATCATATTACTCTGTGGATCCCTCCCATATCTACAGAAACGACCAGCAGCAGCAACAACAAGATTGGCTTGTGTCCGTTTCTTGTTCTTGTAACGAGATTAACGGCTCTCTGGGTACAACCGTAGGGTTCATCTATGGAACGGTCTATCGTGTGCAGCCAAGTGACACTTTTGGAGACGTCTCCAACAAGAAATACAGTGGACAGGCTTTGGAAGTTGGAGGCGAAAACACTACTTTTTCTCCTGGAAATAACGTAACTGTTCCTCTATTGTGTGGTTGTGTCGACAGCAGCTCACAGATCATAGTGGTGACCTATACAGCTCAACCGCACGACACTTTGTCAGATATCGCGCGTCGCTTTTCAGCTAGAGTAGACGGGATTCTGAAATTGAACAAAATCTTGAACAATTCTGATTTTGTTGATGTGGGATGGGTGCTCTTTGTTCCAATGGAGAAGAATGGAATTTCTCCACCAAAGTCAGGAG GTAAGTCAAGAAAATGGGAGAGATGGAGCATAGTTGCAGGTGTATTATCAACTGTAACACTGGTTACACTATGTGCATTGGGTGCAATCCTCGTCATCAGGAAGAGGAAGACAGAATCTATCGCCAAAAACCACCAATTGCATTCGATGCAAAAGCATAAGCTAAAGACAGAAG GTTTTGTAATTGAAACGGAAAGACCGGTAACGTATGAGGTTGAGGAGATAGCTGAGGCGACAAAGAACTTTGACGAATCGAGAAGAATAGGAGTGGGGGGATATGGAACGGTGTATTTGGGGATGATAGGACAGAAG GAGGTAGCTGTAAAGAAGATGAAGTCTAACTTATGTAAGCAGTTTTATGCAGAGCTTAAGGTTTTGTGCAAGattcatcatataaatgtg gtGGAGCTGTTGGGGTATGCCAGTGGAGATGAACATCTCTATCTAGTTTATGAATACGTTCAAAATGGTTCTCTCAGCGATCACCTTCATCATCCCTTGACCAAAG CAGGTTTTCAGGCTCTTTCTTGGACTGCAAGGACACAGATTGCCGTAGATTGTGCAAAGGGAATTGAATACATTCACGACCACACAAAAGCCCGTTATGTGCATAGGGACATTAAGACGAGCAACATCCTGCTGGACCAAGGGCTGAGGGCAAAGGTAGCTGACTTTGGATTAGCAAAGCTTGTGGAGAGAAGGGATGAtggcgatgatgatgatgatttgatTGTAACTCGGTTGGTTGGGACTCCAGGATATCTTCCTCCAGA GTCTATTAAGGAGCTGCAGGTGACGACTAAAACAGATGTTTTTGCGTTTGGGGTGGTCCTGGCAGAACTTGTAACAGGCAGTAGAGCACTTGTCCGT
- the LOC124926611 gene encoding ribose-phosphate pyrophosphokinase 4-like produces the protein MSAEAPPFPSSPTGKSIGQSPLFYSNIHSHASLSFRFSKPRCFARNGIRCSFENSQRWTVDCVSGTDPIHIILKPSPSSLTMATSSSLKNNAKRVCLFYCNEMKALAERIAAESDAIELRSISWRKFEDGFPNLFISNAHGIRGRHVAFLGSFSSPGVIFEQLSVIYALPKLFVSSFTLVLPFFPTGTFERMEDEGDVATAFTLARILSNVPISSGGPTSLVIFDIHALQERFYFGDNVLPCFQSGIPLLKNRLQQLPDSDNISIAFPDDGAWKRFHKQLQHFPSIVCAKVREGDQRIVRLKEGDPKGRHVVIVDDLVQSGGTLIECQKVLAKHGAAKVSAYATHGIFPNRSFERFKPNNEGSPENGFTYFWITDSCPQTVKEVKTRPPFEVLSLATSIAATLQI, from the exons ATGTCGGCAGAAGCTCCGCCCTTTCCGTCGTCTCCGACTGGAAAATCCATCGGCCAATCCCCCCTATTCTACTCGAATATTCATTCTCATGCTTCTCTATCCTTCAGATTTTCAAAGCCCCGGTGTTTCGCCAGAAATGGAATCCGATGCAGCTTCGAGAATTCGCAGAGATGGACGGTTGACTGCGTCTCAGGAACGGATCCGATTCACATAATCCTCAAGCCGTCTCCTTCTTCTTTAACAATGGCGACTTCATCTTCCCTGAAGAACAACGCTAAGAGGGTTTGTCTATTCTATTGCAACGAAATGAAGGCCCTCGCCGAGCGAATCGCCGCCGAGTCTGATGCGATTGAGCTCCGTAGCATCTCCTggag GAAATTTGAGGATGGATTTCCCAACTTGTTCATATCAAATGCTCATGGCATTCGGGGACGGCATGTGGCATTTCTTGGGTCATTTAGTTCGCCAGGAGTGATATTTGAACAACTGTCTGTCATCTATGCACTGCCCAAGTTATTTGTTTCCTCATTCACACTTGTGCTCCCATTTTTCCCCACCGGAACATTCGAGCGCATGGAGGACGAGGGAGATGTTGCAACCGCTTTTACCCTTGCCAGAATCTTGTCCAACGTACCTATTTCAAGCGGAGGACCAACTAGCTTGGTCATTTTTGATATTCATGCCTTGCAG GAGAGATTCTACTTTGGTGACAATGTCTTACCATGCTTCCAGAGTGGGATACCCTTGCTTAAGAATAGGCTTCAACAGCTCCCTGATTCTGACAAT ATATCCATTGCTTTCCCAGACGACGGTGCATGGAAGAGATTTCATAAGCAGCTGCAACATTTTCCATCA ATTGTTTGTGCAAAAGTCAGAGAAGGTGATCAAAGAATCGTGCGTCTCAAAGAGGGGGATCCTAAAGGACGTCACGTTGTGATAGTCGATGATTTAGTGCAATCTGGTGGCACTCTTATCGAATGCCAG AAAGTCTTGGCAAAACATGGGGCGGCAAAAGTCAGCGCCTATGCGACTCATGGGATTTTTCCAAACAGGTCCTTCGAACGTTTCAAACCCAATAATGAAG GTTCTCCAGAGAATGGATTTACTTATTTCTGGATAACAGATTCATGCCCACAAACTGTAAAGGAGGTGAAAACCAGGCCACCATTTGAAGTTCTTAGTCTTGCTACATCCATAGCTGCTACTCTTCAGATTTGA
- the LOC124925304 gene encoding uncharacterized protein LOC124925304 has product MEYARRRFLNTSQSTASSSTMGKMKRRIIPRDIEQGRERLYIDYFSENPVYPTDMFRRRFRMSRDVFFRIQMEVEKNESYFVRKRNAAGTQGLSSLQKITVVLRILAYGFSSYSIDEYVRIEASTALKSLKLFTKTIVEVFGKEYLRSPTPDDLRRLLAQGENRGFPGMLGSIDCMHWTWKNCPTAWHGSLNDINVRLHYIA; this is encoded by the exons ATGGAATATGCTAGAAGAAGATTCCTCAATACGTCTCAATCAACTGCGAGCTCTTCTACCATGGGTAAAATGAAACGTCGTATCATTCCTCGTGATATAGAGCAAGGCCGTGAGCGCTTATACATAGATTATTTTTCTGAAAATCCAGTCTACCCAACAGATATGTTTCGAAGACGATTTCGTATGAGTCGTGATGTGTTCTTTCGCATACAAATGGAGGTTGAAAAGAACGAGTCTTACTTTGTGCGTAAGCGAAACGCTGCAGGTACACAAGGATTATCTTCACTACAAAAAATCACAGTGGTACTACGAATATTAGCTTACGGGTTTTCCTCGTACTCCATTGACGAGTATGTGCGCATTGAAGCAAGCACTGCCTTAAAGAGTCTTAAATTGTTTACTAAAACAATTGTTGAAGTATTTGGGAAGGAGTATCTAAGGTCACCAACCCCCGACGATTTGAGACGTTTGCTAGCACAAGGTGAGAATCGTGGGTTTCCCGGAATGTTGGGAAGTATTGATTGCATGCACTGGACGTGGAAAAATTGCCCAACCGCATGGCACG GGTCTTTGAACGACATAAATGTTCGCTTGCATTATATTGCATAA
- the LOC124925941 gene encoding F-box protein At1g70590, translated as MKKDKTWPAGSDARHFSALPIGISSKQHQQQQKKKKQQQQDNDVDNRLSSCQSHLQPRSCCVAKLHPRLLLTNSKNVLNQEPSIQRLPLFSSSLRPNRSEFSMLPNDVLLKIAATFTHPNLQSASLVCLAWRDALRPLREAMLFLRWGKRFKHGRSGVQANLQKALDSFLKGAIRGSTLAMVDAGLVYWEMGEKEQGISLYRKAAELGDASGQCNLGIAYLQAEPSNPKESIRWLYKASVAGHVRAQYQLALCLHHSHGVIRNLPEAAKWYLRAAEGGYSRAMYNTSLCYSHGEGFTQSHRLARRWMKRAADHGHTKAQFEHGLNLFSEGEMMKAMVYLELATRAGESGAAHVGEVIRQELSPSSVDRALLLADNWRPLLLLRSSSH; from the exons ATGAAGAAAGATAAAACATGGCCTGCCGGATCCGACGCTCGTCATTTCTCAGCCCTCCCGATCGGAATAAGCAGTAAACAACACCAGCAgcagcagaagaagaagaaacaacaacaacaagacAACGATGTTGATAATAGACTCAGCAGCTGCCAATCCCATCTCCAACCACGTAGCTGCTGCGTAGCTAAGCTTCATCCGAgattattattaactaattcAAAGAATGTACTCAATCAGGAACCATCGATTCAGCGATTACCTTTGTTTTCGTCGTCGTTGAGGCCCAATCGAAGCGAATTTTCGATGCTTCCTAACGATGTCCTGCTGAAGATAGCGGCAACGTTCACGCATCCGAACCTTCAGTCTGCGTCGCTGGTTTGCCTGGCGTGGAGGGACGCTCTGCGGCCGTTAAGAGAGGCGATGTTGTTTCTCCGGTGGGGGAAACGTTTCAAGCACGGGAGAAGTGGAGTCCAAGCAAACCTACAGAAAGCTCTGGATTCATTCCTGAAGGGAGCAATTCGTGGTTCAACGCTGGCGATGGTCGACGCTGGACTTGTGTATTGGGAGATGGGGGAGAAGGAGCAGGGAATCTCTCTGTATCGAAAGGCAGCAGAGCTTGGAGACGCTTCTGGACAGTGTAATCTTGGAATTGCGTATTTGCAAG CGGAGCCTTCGAATCCAAAAGAATCAATAAGATGGTTGTACAAGGCTTCTGTTGCTGGTCATGTTCGTGCTCAGTATCAACTTGCTCTCTGTTTACACCATTCCCATGGGGTTATACGGAATCTTCCAGAAGCG GCAAAATGGTATCTGAGAGCTGCAGAAGGGGGATACTCGCGTGCCATGTATAACACTTCATTGTGTTATTCCCATGGAGAAGGATTCACACAGAGTCACCGGCTAgcgagaagatggatgaagcggGCAGCTGACCACGGACACACCAAAGCTCAGTTCGAACATGGATTGAATCTCTTTTCG GAAGGAGAGATGATGAAGGCGATGGTGTACTTAGAGCTTGCCACCAGAGCAGGTGAATCCGGTGCTGCCCATGTGGGCGAGGTGATACGCCAAGAACTATCCCCATCCTCTGTGGACCGAGCCTTGCTACTTGCAGACAATTGGCGTCCTTTGCTGCTGCTCCGATCATCATctcactaa